Below is a window of Streptomyces sp. NBC_00223 DNA.
GGTGCGCGCCCTTCGTGGTCGCCGTCGTCCCACTGCGTGACGATCGGTACGTCCGCTTCGGCGAACTCCCGCCAGGCGGCCGGGTCCTCGGCCCTGGAGACCGGCACACTCGTCTGCCGGTCCAGGTCGAAGGGCCACATCAGGTCCGGCAGGAACGCCGCGCGTGGCACCGCGGCGAAGGCCGACGCCCATGGCGCCGGCACGTCCTCCGGCCCGAGAAGACGCCGGCCCGACGCGGACCGGCCCTTCTCGTCATCGACCGCCGTCACCTGCGGTGCGTTCCGTCACCGGGAGGTGTGCTGCCGTCCGGGTTCGGCGGCTCCTGCGGCGGAGTCCACGGCGTCCCGGGGTGCCCGTCCCCCTCGCCCTCTCCGCCGTTGGCGGTTGTGATTGCCTTCGCGATGTCCACGAGGTGTCTCCTTCGCTGAGTCTGGTGCTGCCCTTTCGACTTCACGGTAGGCGGCCGAAGCGAAGGGGCCCATGGTGTTTCCTGTTCGGGCAAGAACTCGTGCGGGCCCCGCACCTCACGCGCGGCCGGGCGCATTCGGGGGCTATCCGGTTTCTTGTTCCCGGAGGTATTCGTCCCGGATGCACTCCACCGCAGACCGCATTTCGTCCCCGTAGAGCGCTACCGCAGAAAATTGGTCGAAAGTTGACAGGTAGATCCGGATGTCTGCCGGGTCTCTGGTGGTGATCTGCGAGTGAAAGGTTTCCACGATCACCAGGCGTTCGTCGTAAACGCTGTAGCACGTCATCGGGAAGTCCGGCATCTTTCGACCGAGTGGAATGACGCCAATGTTCACGTTGGGCAGTCGTGAAAGTGAGACCAGGCGGTCCAGTTGCATTGCCATGATCGCGCGATCTGAGATCAGCCAGCGAAGGACGTGCTCGCAGATCAGGAATTCGAACCGTCGAGTCTGGTCGTACAGGGCCCGCTGTCTTTCAAGGCGCGCTGATGCTGCCTTGCTTCTGGTTTCTTCCGACTGCTCGGGAAGCAGAGTGAATACGGCAGCAATGTACTCAGGTATCTGGAGGAGGCCGGGGATCAGTTGCCCTTGGAACAGTCGCAGGGTGGTCGTTTGAGCTTCCACTGCCTGAATGGACTGCTGGTGCTTCCACGGTCCCATTCGGCGGAGTACCCGCCAGGCTGTGGCCTCTGTGGCCGAGAAGCGTGCGGCCCTGAGAAGTTCGTCCTTCGCGCTGCCGGAGAGGTCAAGAGCGGTAAGGATCAAGTCGACGTCCGCCACTGTGGGAAGGACTCGACCGTTTTCGATTTTGGACAGTTTCCCGGCGGACATGCATGCCCTGCGCGCGACGGTGGCACCGGTGAGGCCGGATGCCGTCCGCAGTGCCCGCAGGGCGATTCCGAGATCTTTCCGCTCGCTACTCAAACTCGGTGCTGCCAGTATTCTGTGTACGGGATGGCGTTGGCCCACGAGATATCCCGGTAGGCGCGGTACACGGGCAGTGCTTCTTCCCCAAGCGGTTCGGCGCCCACGAACTCGTCGGCGTCGTTGTAGTGCATTTTGTAGACGCTTGTGTCATCGAACAGCCAGAAATCGTGATCGGGCAGCCCGTCCACCGCCTGTGTGGCCAGATCGACGATGCGAATCTCTTCCCCAGCCGCCGCATTGCCGACGTATCCCCAGTCGAGTTCGAACCGTAGATAGTCGCTGAGGGGAGAGCGGACGATGTGTACGCGCCGCAGCGTCTTCCCCGCACCGGTCATGGAACGGACCCAGGGGTTGTCCTGCCAGGCGGCGGGCATTTCCTCGCCGGCCAGGAAACTGGCGTACTCCGCGCGCTCCCCGTCCACGTCGTAGCGGTCTTTTGTCTCCATCTTGAAGGCGGAGGACGTGAAGTCACGGAAAAGTCGATGGAAATCCTCACCCACGAGGAGCATTGAAGAAACCCTCCAGGAGTTCGGCCGTGACCTCGACTGCCGTTTCGTTCTCCGGTAAGTCGATTTGCGCCAGGCGTTCAGCGTCCAGCACTTTGAAGCCCTGGATGATGTAGCTGCCCTGCTCCGTACGCCACAGAGTGGGGCACGGGCCCTCTCGACAGTCGCTTGCCAACTTCTCAAGTGCCATTGCCGCTCCTTCGATCGACGTGTCGTGTCCGATGTTGCCGATCCGAACAGGGCGGGGGCAAGGGTTACGGCTTTCCAGGACAGGAAAATGGC
It encodes the following:
- a CDS encoding DUF6879 family protein, with the translated sequence MLLVGEDFHRLFRDFTSSAFKMETKDRYDVDGERAEYASFLAGEEMPAAWQDNPWVRSMTGAGKTLRRVHIVRSPLSDYLRFELDWGYVGNAAAGEEIRIVDLATQAVDGLPDHDFWLFDDTSVYKMHYNDADEFVGAEPLGEEALPVYRAYRDISWANAIPYTEYWQHRV
- a CDS encoding helix-turn-helix domain-containing protein; translation: MSSERKDLGIALRALRTASGLTGATVARRACMSAGKLSKIENGRVLPTVADVDLILTALDLSGSAKDELLRAARFSATEATAWRVLRRMGPWKHQQSIQAVEAQTTTLRLFQGQLIPGLLQIPEYIAAVFTLLPEQSEETRSKAASARLERQRALYDQTRRFEFLICEHVLRWLISDRAIMAMQLDRLVSLSRLPNVNIGVIPLGRKMPDFPMTCYSVYDERLVIVETFHSQITTRDPADIRIYLSTFDQFSAVALYGDEMRSAVECIRDEYLREQETG